The Synergistaceae bacterium DNA window CGTTCCAGAATGGCATTAACAAACTATACGGCAGCCTCCTCGCCTGAACGATTCTGTTTTTCGCGAATAACTTTCACGACGCATTCAACTAATAAAGTAATTTCGGGTTTGGTAACCTGATAATTTGCTCCGACCGACGCAGCTTTATTCTTTATGTCATTTGCCATAATCGACGAGAAAACTATAACGGGAATATTCTTTGTTTCGGGATTCTCTTTGATTCGGCGGGTAAGAGTCAAACCGTCTAATCTCGGCATTTCAACATCTGTAATCAACAAATCGCAATGTTCACCGGCTCCGACAATAGCGTCATATGCAACTTTACCATCAGGACAAATGTGCAAATCTGTGAATCCGCTCGCCATTAATGCGTCTTCAACCTGTTTGCGGATAAGCGGCGAATCTTCTGCGACAATAATATGATAATCGCCGGGATGTCCGACTCCTTCCATCATTGTTACTGCTTTGCCCGGATCTCCTGAATGCTGAATGACTAACTGCGGACTTATAGTCTGAACTATTGCTTCATAGTCGAGTAATAAAACATTTCTAGTGTCGCGCTTGATTACATATAGAATCCAGTCGCCTAAATATTTGCCTGTCATGCTTGCGTCTAAGTCTTCGGATTTGATTCGATAAATTCTTTCGACGGCATCAACGACAAAACCGAGTTTCACCTCGTTAAATTCTGCAATAATAACTTTGCTCTGTTCAATAGGCGTAACGGGAGGAATACCGAGAAAAATTCTTAAATCGACCATAGGCAAAACCTCGCCCCTAACTGAAGTAATGCCGATTAACGCGACAGGAGCGTCGGGAATAGAACGCACACCCGGCCAGCGCAAAATTTCTCTTGTTTTATCAACGTTGATTGCAAAAGACTGATCCCCTAACACAAATACGACTAACTGCCATTCATTTGTGCCTACTTCAGTCGTAACTTTTTTTACTTCCTGCATTTGTTATTAGGCCTCCGCAAAAAAATATGCTGACATGTGCGTATATCTTATCACATTTTATTCTTGAGCCGTTATAAGAATCTGGAAGCGCGATTTTTTCACACTGAATCGTGCAAATAATGAGTCTATAAATTTCATGATAGTTTTTGTGTCAATGCCCATTTCGATATATATTCCGTCTCGTATTTGTTTGGGATTCTGCAAAAGTTTTGAGTCAGCCGAGATATAAATTTTCTTGTCCTCCGTGAATGAATAACCTTTTTTCGCAATTTTCGCAAGTATAGTAGGCTTATCTTTGTCTAGCAGCTTCACGACTTCTAACAGCATTGAGGCATAATTATTTTGCTTGTAAATCTTATTGTCAAACATGAACGAGTCTAAATCTTTGCCTGTAACTTTTTCCGGAGCATTTGACAACGAGACTTTGATTATTTTTTCGGCTGCCTCCATTTTTTCAGGGCTGAATCTGCGGACTAAAATATTTGCGAGTCTCCGGCCCCGTTCTGTTATTTCTTTGACTGTCCAAGAGGTTTTATTAATCACGTCAGAATTTAATATTACAGCTTTTGAGCGCGATAAAATAATTTTTTTGTCGAGAAAGTTTTTATTTGCGAGTTCCAGATTATAGCCTGTCATTGTGAGATTGCCTAAAGTGTGGAGATATAATTTATGTTCAATGCTTGATATAACGCTCTGCCATTCAGGAGTCAGACTTTGCGGCATGATGTGTTCTATCGTTAAATTGTCGGTGCATAAAATTTCGCTTGAGTCGCCGTTTTCTATTTCCGTGAGCAAAAATTTGCATAGATTACTATCTAATAAATATATATCACTGGTCATTAACGCATTTGCAAACGTTGAGTCATCAGGAAGAACGAGCGATTTATTTATTGACTCGTAATAATTTTGCTTGTTCGCACGGCCATAGAGGGAAGCTAATTTATTATCGGGCAATTTGCAAATGATTCGGCGAATGACATAACAGAATATTAATTTTACTGTCTTAATGAGGGTCTGAGAGTCAATAATTTGATTCTCATAGTCATTAAAAACGTGCAGTAAAAACGGGTAACAAGATATTTGCTTGAGAGTCCGCAAAATTTCTAAATATTTCATGACTTCGGGCGGATAATTGCTGTCAGAGTCTTTATTTGTGAACACTTTATAAATTTCTGACAAGTGCGCTAATTCGTTGAGGAAATCAGAACGCGATAAATTTTTTGACTCGAATATTTTGACTAATTGCTTGTATAAATTTTCCCCGCTGACTTCATTTGACGTAATGAAAGTTATATAATGCGCGAAAAAAATATTTATGTCTGTCTGACTGTTAATTTTCTGCCAAACGCTTAATAATTCCTGCTGTTCGTCGATTAACAAAAAATTTCGTATTAAGTCAGCTTGTGAGAGATTCTGTCCCGTTGAGTTAATGCTCTCAAAAATTGCGTGGCGGTCGTCATTGCTGTCGAGTTCGATTTTTACGATTCTGATGAGATTCAGTGCTGCTAAAATTTTATCGGGCGAAATTTCTTGATTTATCCATTCTTGAACGCGTGTAAGACAAATTTTATAATTCTTGCTGGTGCTGGTGTCATTTATATTATTTGCGCAGTCATTAAGGGCCTTCACGAAAATTTTTATAGTCTCGAGTCGTTGATGGCCGTCGATAATTATATATTCATTTTCGCTGGTCTTAGCAAATATCATAGTGCCGAAAAAGTGTTCAGTGCCTGACGCGATAATTTTTGCGATGTCATCAAGAAGGCGCGCGCATTGTTCCTCGTTCCAAATGTAATTACGGTGATAAATAGGGACGCTGAAATTTGCATTATTAATTTCTGTGATTGTTATTGAGTCTGCTTTCATGTTTTATCGGGAAATATTGCCGGTCTTTACGAAAATATAAAATCGTGATTTACTGACATTATAGCGTTTAAATAGTGAGGCGATAAATTTCATTGTACTTTCTGCGCTTAAACCTGTATCAATAAATATTTTGTCTCGTATTTCCTTAGGGTTCGTCATAGAGTCAGAGCCGTATTTGATATAAATTTTTTCTCCTGATGTAAACGAATAATTTTTGCGCGCAAGTTCTTCAAGTATGGCGGAATTTTGTTCGTCTAAGAGCTTTACTACATCAACGAGCATATATGCAAAAGTGTTCTGCTTATATTCTTCACCGTCAAACACGAAAGAATACAAATTTTGCTTTGTTGCCATGCTTGAATCGTCATCAAGAGTAATTTTTGTGAGGTAGTCAAATTTTATATCAGGATCGTTAATTTTCTCCGTCTTGAATAATTGCATAACTATTTTTGCGAGTCTTTCTGCGCGTGATTTAATCTCGTTTACTGTCCATGAAGATTTATTTGTAACGTCAGAATTTAATTTTACGGCTTTAGTAGGGTTATCTTCACTTGTAAGCAGCTTTATTTTTTCCGCAAAACTTTTATTTGAGAGTTCCGAATTATAGCCGGTTATAGTGAGATTTCCGAGAGTGTGCAAAAATTTATCATGGTCTTCACTTGAAATAACGCGCCTCCATTCGGGAGAAAGATTTTGCGGCATAATATGTTCTATTGTCATATCATCGAAATTAAGAACTTCTTTAGAGCCGCCGTTTTCTATTTCGCGCAGAATAAATTTGCAAAGTGCGTTGCTGCTTCTACTGTATAAATCTTGATTCAGCAAAGAATCTCTAAATTTTTCATCACTGGGCATAGCGTCATTTGAGGATTGAATCGAGATAAATTTATTTATTGATTCATAATATTTTTGCTTGTTTCCCTGAATCTTGAACGCACGAGAATATAAAGCCGCGAAAAATCCCCGTAATGAATTGCTCGGAATCTTACAGACCAGCCGCCGCAAAATATAGCTGAATATAAATTTTACAGTTTTCGAGAGAGTCTCAGCGTCAATAATTTTTTTCTCGTAATCATCAAAAACGTGCAGCAAAAACGGGTAACAAGTAGTCTGCTTGAGAAATCTTAAATCATCAAGACATTTCATGACATCAGCCGGATATTTTTTCTTAGAGTCTTTATTCACAAATGCGCTGTAGATGCCTGACAAATTTTTTAGTTCTGCGAGTATTCCAAAACGTGTTAAATTTTTCTCGTCAAATAAATCTACAAACCGGCGGTATAAAATTTTCTTGTTGATTTCTTTTGCAGCCGAACCGCTTATAAACGTTATATAGTGCATGAAAAAATTATTTATGTCCTCGTCGGACTCGTCAGCGTTTAAATTGTGCTCGATTACCTGCCAGTTGTTAAATAAAATTTTCTGATTGCCGGGAGATTCCTTCATGAGCAAAAAATTTCGTATTAAATCAGCATTAGAGAGATTCAGCCCCGTTGAATTAAGACTCTCAAAAATTGCCTGCTGGTCGTCATCTCTGCCCATTTCTATAGCTACAACTTTGAGTTTCTTAACCGCAGCTAAAATTTTCGAGGGGAAATAATTACTATTAAGCCATTCTTGAACGCGTGCCAAACAAATTTGGTAATTCTTAAATATTCGCCCTGACTCGTTAATAATTTCGTGTTTATCGTCAAGTAAAGCCTCGAACTGTTCAAAATCTGAATTTGAAGACAGCAGCTTGATTCTATAATTCGGGCAATAACGGTTAAATAACATATCATTTATTTCGTAGCAAATGCTTTCGTCGCCGTTTTCTTTTCCTGAATCGTACAGAGCCTTCAAGAGGAGCATTATAGTTGTAATTCTCTGCTGGCCGTCGATTATTATATATTCAGTATCGATATTTTCGCTGCGTTCGCTTGAATTTAAATTTACGTACACCATTGTCCCGAAAAAGTGTTCGCGTTCTGAAGTCATAATTTTTTCGATGTCATCAAGCAGCATTTTGCACTGTTCTTCGTTCCAGCTGTAATTGCGCTGATAAACCGGAATCCGTAAAAGTATTTTATTGCGGTTTATTATACCTGTAACGAGTCCATTTTCGTGAGCTTCCATGTAAAAAATTTTCTCCCGTGATTTATTATTTATATATGCGGTTAGGATTATAGCAAAAAATTTTATGATTATTATCAATATTCTACAGAACATACAAAAAATTTATCGCCCCATTTAAACACGTCTGAAATAATTTGCGGCTCGAACATGCAAAATTTTTTATTATGAGTCTATGAATCATCGCGAAACTTTTTTTAACTGACTCATAAAACTTTATAGCCATTAAATAAAATTAATATTCTTGTAGTTGCAAATGTAGTTGTAAAATATCTATCCGTGAAATAAATTTTATCGTGAAGTGAATTACTCTTGCTGACTCATTATAGCACAAAAAATTTGCCTCCCATCATACAACGAGAGGCCGATAAATTATTTATTATTCTATCATTGACTTATAGAGCGCGTTAATTGCCTTCTTGTAGTCTGAGTCATCGATTCCTACAATAATATTTAACTCGTCGGAACCTTGATCGATCATTCTTATATTTATTCCCGCATTTGCAAGAGACGCAAAAATTTTCGCCGCAATCCCTTTAACGCCTGCCATACCTTCACCGACAATTGCAACAGCCGCTAAATTTTTCTCGATCGTGATAAAATCGGGTGCAAGTTCATTCTTAATTTCGCGCAGAATCTCATCACGCTTTGAGTCAAATAAATCACTGCTCACTATTACAGAAATCGTGTCTATTCCCGTCGGACAATGTTCAAAGGGTACGCCGTTTTTCGCGAAAATGTACAATAATTTTGCGCCGAATCCTGTTTCACCGTTCATCATACTTTTTTCGACTCTTATGCTGCAAAATCCTTTACGGCCTGCAATTCCTGTAACGGGTCTGCGAGTCATATCTTTTGGAAGTGAAGCAGCTATTAACGTGCCTTTGTCATCGGGTTTATTTGTGTTGCGGATATTTATGGGGATTCCTGCCTGCCTTACGGGAAAAACTGCGTCTTCATGCAAAACGCTTGCTCCCATGTAACTTAATTCGCGCAATTCAGTATATGTAATATAATCAATTACCCGCGGATTATTTACGATTCTGGGATCTGCGCTCAACATTCCTGAAACGTCCGTCCAATTTTCGTATAAATCAGCCTTTACCGCACGAGCAACAATCGAGCCCGTAATATCAGAACCTCCGCGCGAAAAAGTTTTTATACTTCCGTCGGGCATACTCCCATAAAAGCCGGGAATAACTGCGCACTTGAGAGACTTTAATTTTTCGCCCATAACGTAAAAAGTTTTTGACTCATCAAGAAGGCCGGACTCGTTGAAGAAAATTACTTCAGAAGCGTCCACGAACTCCCAGCCAAGAAAACGCGCAATAATCTTCGAGTTAATATATTCTCCCCGGCTCGCAAGATAATCACGGCTTGAAATATTTTGCTTGATTGCGTTAATTTCCGAGTCAATGTCAAAATTTATCGCTAAGTCTTTAATAATTGCTGCGTAACGTTCTGAAATCTGCGATAAAGTCCCGTTAAAGTCTTCAGAGTTCATAAATTGCGAATGAGCTTTATACAACAAGTCCGTAATCTTTATATCGTCCGTGAATCTTTTGCCGGGGGCAGAAGCTACGACATAACGCCGTGCAGGGTCATTTTTTATGATTGCAGCGACTTTCTTAATTTGTGAAGCGTCCGCTAATGAAGTCCCGCCG harbors:
- a CDS encoding DUF262 domain-containing protein, translated to MEAHENGLVTGIINRNKILLRIPVYQRNYSWNEEQCKMLLDDIEKIMTSEREHFFGTMVYVNLNSSERSENIDTEYIIIDGQQRITTIMLLLKALYDSGKENGDESICYEINDMLFNRYCPNYRIKLLSSNSDFEQFEALLDDKHEIINESGRIFKNYQICLARVQEWLNSNYFPSKILAAVKKLKVVAIEMGRDDDQQAIFESLNSTGLNLSNADLIRNFLLMKESPGNQKILFNNWQVIEHNLNADESDEDINNFFMHYITFISGSAAKEINKKILYRRFVDLFDEKNLTRFGILAELKNLSGIYSAFVNKDSKKKYPADVMKCLDDLRFLKQTTCYPFLLHVFDDYEKKIIDAETLSKTVKFIFSYILRRLVCKIPSNSLRGFFAALYSRAFKIQGNKQKYYESINKFISIQSSNDAMPSDEKFRDSLLNQDLYSRSSNALCKFILREIENGGSKEVLNFDDMTIEHIMPQNLSPEWRRVISSEDHDKFLHTLGNLTITGYNSELSNKSFAEKIKLLTSEDNPTKAVKLNSDVTNKSSWTVNEIKSRAERLAKIVMQLFKTEKINDPDIKFDYLTKITLDDDSSMATKQNLYSFVFDGEEYKQNTFAYMLVDVVKLLDEQNSAILEELARKNYSFTSGEKIYIKYGSDSMTNPKEIRDKIFIDTGLSAESTMKFIASLFKRYNVSKSRFYIFVKTGNISR
- a CDS encoding chemotaxis protein CheV — translated: MQEVKKVTTEVGTNEWQLVVFVLGDQSFAINVDKTREILRWPGVRSIPDAPVALIGITSVRGEVLPMVDLRIFLGIPPVTPIEQSKVIIAEFNEVKLGFVVDAVERIYRIKSEDLDASMTGKYLGDWILYVIKRDTRNVLLLDYEAIVQTISPQLVIQHSGDPGKAVTMMEGVGHPGDYHIIVAEDSPLIRKQVEDALMASGFTDLHICPDGKVAYDAIVGAGEHCDLLITDVEMPRLDGLTLTRRIKENPETKNIPVIVFSSIMANDIKNKAASVGANYQVTKPEITLLVECVVKVIREKQNRSGEEAAV
- a CDS encoding DUF262 domain-containing protein, with the protein product MKADSITITEINNANFSVPIYHRNYIWNEEQCARLLDDIAKIIASGTEHFFGTMIFAKTSENEYIIIDGHQRLETIKIFVKALNDCANNINDTSTSKNYKICLTRVQEWINQEISPDKILAALNLIRIVKIELDSNDDRHAIFESINSTGQNLSQADLIRNFLLIDEQQELLSVWQKINSQTDINIFFAHYITFITSNEVSGENLYKQLVKIFESKNLSRSDFLNELAHLSEIYKVFTNKDSDSNYPPEVMKYLEILRTLKQISCYPFLLHVFNDYENQIIDSQTLIKTVKLIFCYVIRRIICKLPDNKLASLYGRANKQNYYESINKSLVLPDDSTFANALMTSDIYLLDSNLCKFLLTEIENGDSSEILCTDNLTIEHIMPQSLTPEWQSVISSIEHKLYLHTLGNLTMTGYNLELANKNFLDKKIILSRSKAVILNSDVINKTSWTVKEITERGRRLANILVRRFSPEKMEAAEKIIKVSLSNAPEKVTGKDLDSFMFDNKIYKQNNYASMLLEVVKLLDKDKPTILAKIAKKGYSFTEDKKIYISADSKLLQNPKQIRDGIYIEMGIDTKTIMKFIDSLFARFSVKKSRFQILITAQE
- a CDS encoding aspartate kinase, with amino-acid sequence MTAKFGGTSLADASQIKKVAAIIKNDPARRYVVASAPGKRFTDDIKITDLLYKAHSQFMNSEDFNGTLSQISERYAAIIKDLAINFDIDSEINAIKQNISSRDYLASRGEYINSKIIARFLGWEFVDASEVIFFNESGLLDESKTFYVMGEKLKSLKCAVIPGFYGSMPDGSIKTFSRGGSDITGSIVARAVKADLYENWTDVSGMLSADPRIVNNPRVIDYITYTELRELSYMGASVLHEDAVFPVRQAGIPINIRNTNKPDDKGTLIAASLPKDMTRRPVTGIAGRKGFCSIRVEKSMMNGETGFGAKLLYIFAKNGVPFEHCPTGIDTISVIVSSDLFDSKRDEILREIKNELAPDFITIEKNLAAVAIVGEGMAGVKGIAAKIFASLANAGINIRMIDQGSDELNIIVGIDDSDYKKAINALYKSMIE